A region from the Enterobacteriaceae endosymbiont of Donacia clavipes genome encodes:
- the tsaB gene encoding tRNA (adenosine(37)-N6)-threonylcarbamoyltransferase complex dimerization subunit type 1 TsaB, whose protein sequence is MYKNILAIDTSTEYCLITLKSKNIIYNEKKYCPYSHIKYILYLIHNILKKNNILLSNLNLLGCNLGPGNFTSLRIGIATIDSMSYALNIPKIGLSHLMIIAEKSWKLTGIKNIITVIKCNKNYIYFALYKKNFKGLWIGKNSECLLNYNDFLKKILILKGVWVLTSNISENIRFYIKKKLNKNLKIYFIKNLSNSSEEIINIIDNILLNKKKIKKHYKINYIKNIF, encoded by the coding sequence ATGTATAAAAATATTTTAGCTATTGATACTTCTACTGAATATTGTCTTATTACTTTAAAAAGTAAAAATATTATTTATAATGAAAAAAAATATTGTCCTTATTCACATATAAAATATATATTATATTTAATTCATAATATTCTAAAAAAAAATAATATATTATTATCTAATTTAAATTTATTAGGATGTAATTTAGGACCTGGTAATTTTACAAGTTTAAGAATAGGTATTGCTACAATTGACAGTATGTCTTATGCTCTTAATATTCCTAAAATAGGTTTATCTCATTTAATGATTATTGCTGAAAAATCTTGGAAATTAACTGGAATTAAAAATATAATAACTGTAATAAAATGTAATAAAAATTATATATATTTCGCTTTATATAAAAAAAATTTTAAAGGTTTATGGATTGGTAAAAATAGTGAATGTTTATTAAATTATAATGATTTTTTAAAAAAAATTTTAATATTGAAAGGAGTATGGGTTTTAACTTCTAATATTAGTGAAAATATAAGATTTTATATAAAAAAAAAATTAAATAAAAATTTAAAAATATATTTTATTAAAAATTTATCTAATTCATCAGAAGAAATTATTAATATTATTGATAATATTTTATTAAATAAAAAAAAAATAAAAAAACATTATAAGATTAATTATATTAAAAATATTTTTTAA
- the pheS gene encoding phenylalanine--tRNA ligase subunit alpha gives MKSDDLIITFKKEISAIKDIVNLNILKIKYLGKKGYIPSQFLLIKKLNKKEKINKSIIINNQKKQIKKIIKKRIKEIRLIKNNKQYLNQEIDISLPGKFIKIGSEHPLNYIIKKIENFFIKIGFQIVTGFEIEDSFHNFDALNIPKYHPARTEKDTFWLNKNILLRTQTSNIQIRIMKKEKPPIRILTSGKVYRNDYDSNHTPMFHQIEGLYIDKKVSFSDLKGILSLFLNFFFEKKYQIRIRPSYFPFTEPSLEMDILNKNKKWIEVLGAGMVHPNVLKNVNINFSKYNGFAFGIGVERLTMLYYNINDIRSFYENDLRFLKQFKLNNFI, from the coding sequence ATGAAATCTGATGATTTAATTATTACTTTTAAAAAAGAAATTTCTGCAATAAAAGATATTGTTAATTTAAATATATTAAAGATAAAATATTTAGGGAAAAAAGGTTATATACCTTCTCAATTTTTACTTATAAAAAAATTAAATAAAAAAGAAAAAATTAATAAAAGTATTATTATTAATAATCAAAAAAAACAAATTAAAAAAATAATAAAAAAACGTATAAAAGAAATCAGATTAATAAAAAATAATAAACAATATTTAAATCAAGAAATAGATATATCATTGCCAGGAAAATTTATTAAAATAGGTTCCGAACATCCTTTAAATTATATTATTAAAAAAATTGAAAATTTTTTCATAAAAATAGGATTTCAAATAGTTACAGGTTTTGAAATAGAGGATAGTTTTCATAATTTTGATGCATTAAATATTCCTAAATATCATCCAGCAAGAACAGAAAAAGACACATTTTGGTTAAATAAAAATATTTTATTACGTACACAAACTTCTAACATTCAAATTAGAATAATGAAAAAAGAAAAACCTCCTATACGGATATTAACTTCTGGAAAAGTTTATCGTAATGATTACGATAGTAATCATACACCAATGTTTCATCAAATAGAAGGTTTATATATTGATAAAAAGGTAAGTTTTTCAGATTTAAAAGGAATATTATCTTTATTCTTAAATTTTTTTTTTGAAAAAAAATATCAAATACGTATTAGACCTTCCTATTTTCCTTTTACAGAACCTTCTTTAGAAATGGATATTTTAAATAAGAATAAAAAATGGATAGAAGTTTTAGGAGCGGGAATGGTGCATCCTAATGTATTAAAAAATGTTAATATAAATTTTTCTAAATATAATGGATTTGCTTTTGGTATAGGAGTAGAACGATTAACTATGTTATATTATAACATAAATGATATTCGTTCATTTTATGAAAATGATTTACGTTTTCTTAAACAATTTAAATTGAATAATTTTATATGA
- the hslU gene encoding HslU--HslV peptidase ATPase subunit, with the protein MSEMTPKDIVNELNKFIIGQENAKKAVAIALRNRWRRMQLNENLRQEVTPKNILMIGPTGVGKTEIARRLAKLANAPFIKVEATKFTEIGYVGKEVDSIIRDLTDVAIKMIRIKEFKKNCDKARKMAEERILNVLVANKNNWNQDDNIKSIREKLKIKLKKGLLDNQEIEINISSSPMGIEIMAPPGMEEMTSQLQSLFQNLGGNKQKKRKLKIKNAIRLLLEEEANKLINNENIKQKAIESVEQNGIVFLDEIDKICRRNNNISSDVSREGVQRDLLPLVEGCTISTKHGMVKTDHILFIASGSFQISKPSDLIPELQGRLPIRVELKALTSNDFERILIEPNASITVQYKALLATEKINIIFTKDGIKRIAESAWKVNETTENIGARRLHTVLEHLMSDISYEIDKYNNKSIFIDKNYVSKHLDSLIINEDISRYIL; encoded by the coding sequence ATGTCTGAAATGACTCCAAAAGATATCGTTAATGAATTAAATAAATTTATTATTGGTCAAGAAAATGCAAAAAAAGCTGTAGCTATTGCATTAAGAAACCGTTGGCGACGTATGCAACTTAATGAAAATTTAAGACAAGAAGTTACTCCTAAAAATATATTAATGATCGGTCCTACTGGAGTAGGAAAAACTGAAATTGCACGTCGTTTAGCAAAATTAGCAAATGCCCCTTTTATTAAGGTAGAAGCAACTAAATTTACTGAAATTGGTTATGTAGGAAAAGAAGTAGATTCTATTATTCGGGATTTAACTGATGTTGCAATAAAAATGATACGCATAAAAGAATTTAAAAAAAATTGTGATAAAGCAAGAAAAATGGCCGAAGAAAGAATTCTTAATGTTTTAGTTGCTAATAAAAATAATTGGAATCAAGATGATAATATTAAATCTATTCGTGAAAAATTAAAAATTAAATTAAAAAAAGGATTATTAGATAATCAAGAAATTGAAATTAATATATCAAGTTCCCCAATGGGGATTGAAATTATGGCACCTCCAGGTATGGAGGAAATGACAAGTCAATTACAATCATTATTTCAAAATTTAGGAGGTAACAAACAAAAAAAACGTAAATTAAAAATTAAAAATGCTATTAGATTATTATTAGAAGAAGAAGCAAATAAATTAATTAATAATGAAAATATTAAACAAAAAGCTATAGAATCAGTAGAACAAAATGGTATTGTTTTTTTAGATGAAATAGATAAAATTTGTAGAAGAAATAATAATATATCTTCAGATGTTTCACGAGAAGGAGTACAAAGAGATTTATTACCATTAGTAGAAGGATGTACAATTTCAACAAAACATGGAATGGTTAAAACAGATCATATTTTATTTATTGCATCAGGATCATTCCAAATATCTAAACCATCTGATTTAATTCCAGAATTACAAGGTAGATTACCTATTAGAGTAGAATTAAAAGCTCTTACTAGTAACGATTTTGAAAGAATTCTTATAGAACCTAATGCTTCTATAACAGTACAATATAAAGCACTTTTAGCAACTGAAAAAATAAATATTATCTTTACTAAAGATGGTATTAAGAGAATAGCTGAATCTGCTTGGAAAGTAAATGAAACAACAGAAAATATAGGAGCAAGAAGATTACATACTGTTCTTGAACATTTAATGTCAGATATTTCTTATGAAATTGATAAATATAATAATAAATCAATTTTTATAGATAAAAATTATGTAAGTAAACATCTTGACTCATTAATCATAAATGAAGATATTAGTAGATATATTTTATAA
- the hisIE gene encoding bifunctional phosphoribosyl-AMP cyclohydrolase/phosphoribosyl-ATP diphosphatase HisIE: MLKENFINSLNWIKTNGLIPTIIQHKISGQILMHAYMNPESLKITLKTKKVTFFSRTKKKIWTKGETTGNFLFLKNITTDCDKDTLLILVDPVNKTCHLDEYSCFKKSISNFTFLYLLEIYLDKKKEKNNMKPFSYTYNLYQSGLKRISQKVGEEAIETVIAANHNNKISFIEETADLIYHLIILLKFKNIDLNDIIDILKKRNN; this comes from the coding sequence ATGTTAAAAGAAAATTTTATAAATAGTTTAAATTGGATAAAAACTAATGGATTGATACCTACTATTATACAACATAAAATTTCTGGACAAATTCTTATGCATGCTTATATGAATCCAGAATCTTTAAAAATAACTTTAAAAACTAAAAAAGTTACATTTTTTTCTCGAACTAAAAAGAAAATATGGACAAAAGGAGAAACTACAGGTAATTTCTTATTTTTAAAAAATATTACTACAGATTGCGATAAAGATACATTACTTATTTTAGTAGATCCAGTTAATAAAACATGTCATTTAGATGAATATAGTTGTTTTAAAAAATCTATATCAAATTTTACTTTTTTATATTTATTAGAAATATATTTAGATAAAAAAAAAGAAAAAAATAATATGAAACCTTTTTCATATACCTATAATTTATATCAAAGTGGTTTAAAAAGAATATCACAAAAAGTAGGTGAAGAAGCTATAGAGACTGTTATAGCTGCTAATCATAATAATAAAATAAGTTTTATTGAAGAAACAGCAGATTTAATATATCATTTAATTATCCTTTTAAAATTTAAAAATATTGATTTAAATGATATTATAGATATTCTAAAAAAGAGAAATAATTAA
- the grxD gene encoding Grx4 family monothiol glutaredoxin translates to MRIFQKIKEQIKNNPIILYMKGTPNNPQCGFSNKTIKIILHYKVKFTYIDVLKNPDIRIFLPKYANWPTFPQLWVNNKLIGGYDILYSLHNTKKLKKILNLKENN, encoded by the coding sequence ATGAGAATTTTTCAAAAAATTAAAGAACAAATTAAAAATAATCCTATTATTTTATATATGAAAGGAACTCCTAATAATCCTCAGTGTGGTTTTTCAAATAAAACTATAAAAATTATTTTACATTATAAAGTAAAATTTACTTATATAGATGTTTTAAAAAATCCTGATATTAGAATTTTTTTACCAAAATATGCTAATTGGCCTACTTTTCCTCAATTATGGGTAAATAATAAATTAATAGGAGGGTACGATATCCTATATTCATTACATAATACAAAAAAATTAAAAAAAATTTTAAATTTAAAAGAAAATAATTAA
- the tyrS gene encoding tyrosine--tRNA ligase, with translation MTVKKKIIDVIEILKNRNILYQVTNKNNLCKILKEKNINLYCGFDLTADSLHIGHLIQLITLQYFQKLGHKPIILLGGATSLIGDPSFKLKKRQTNSIELINTWLQKISLQLENFLDFDCSNCANIINNYEWFHKMDILFFLKKIGKYFYINNMMNKDSIKKRMTNNNLEGISFKEFSYNLLQSYDFAYLNKNFNVILQIGGSDQWGHIVSGIDLVKKINKEKVFGLTTNLIIKNDGTKFGKTENKTIWLDSKKTSPYKFFQFWLNIPDSIVFNFLYMFTNYEINFINHFKQKNQKIKKDSPQYLLAEYLTKIVHGEKKLNISKKITNLLFNKNINNLSEKEFYILLNNINNLYLENKEFDLSTILILSKFVSSRTKAFIMIKSHSIYINNEKILDNSFIFTKYYKKFNHFTLLRKGKKKFCLIYWK, from the coding sequence ATGACAGTAAAAAAAAAAATAATAGATGTTATAGAAATATTAAAAAATCGTAATATTTTATATCAAGTAACTAATAAAAATAATTTATGTAAAATTTTAAAAGAAAAAAATATTAATCTTTATTGTGGATTTGATTTAACAGCAGACAGTTTACACATAGGTCATCTTATACAATTAATTACACTACAATATTTTCAAAAATTAGGGCATAAACCAATAATTTTATTAGGAGGAGCTACTAGCTTAATTGGTGATCCTAGTTTTAAATTAAAAAAAAGACAAACTAATTCAATAGAATTAATAAATACATGGTTACAAAAAATTAGTTTACAATTAGAAAATTTTTTAGATTTTGATTGTAGTAATTGTGCAAATATAATTAATAATTACGAATGGTTTCATAAAATGGATATTTTATTTTTCTTAAAAAAAATAGGAAAATATTTTTATATTAATAATATGATGAATAAAGATTCAATAAAAAAAAGAATGACGAATAATAATTTAGAAGGTATATCTTTTAAAGAATTTTCTTATAATTTATTACAATCTTATGATTTTGCTTACTTAAATAAAAATTTTAATGTTATCCTCCAAATTGGAGGATCTGATCAATGGGGACATATTGTCTCAGGTATTGATCTTGTAAAAAAAATAAATAAAGAAAAAGTTTTTGGTTTAACTACAAATTTAATTATTAAAAATGATGGCACAAAATTTGGAAAAACAGAAAATAAAACAATTTGGTTAGATTCCAAAAAAACTAGTCCATATAAATTTTTTCAATTTTGGTTAAATATTCCAGATTCAATAGTATTTAATTTTTTATATATGTTTACTAATTATGAAATAAATTTTATTAACCATTTTAAACAAAAAAATCAAAAAATTAAAAAAGATAGTCCTCAATATTTATTAGCTGAATATCTTACAAAAATAGTTCATGGTGAAAAAAAATTAAATATATCAAAAAAAATAACTAATTTACTTTTTAATAAAAATATAAATAATTTATCAGAAAAAGAATTTTATATATTATTAAATAATATTAATAATCTTTATTTAGAAAATAAAGAATTTGATTTATCAACAATTTTAATTTTAAGTAAATTTGTATCATCTCGTACTAAAGCTTTTATTATGATTAAATCACATTCAATATATATAAATAATGAAAAAATATTAGATAATTCATTTATTTTTACAAAATATTATAAAAAATTTAATCATTTTACTTTATTACGTAAAGGGAAAAAAAAATTTTGTTTAATTTACTGGAAATAA
- the hisF gene encoding imidazole glycerol phosphate synthase subunit HisF, translating to MLAKRIIPCLDVYKDKVVKGKQFKNHQIVGDILSLASRYDKEGADELIFYDITASIDNRLVNKKWISQIANLINIPFCVAGGIQSISDAAQILHLGAEKISINSPALNNPSLITKLSEYFGKQCVVVGIDSYYNKKTKKYHVYKYTGNIKYTKITNWETIEWIKKVQTLGAGEIVLNTINKDGLCSGYDLKQLKKIRKICKIPLIASGGAGSKKDFYNVFNKKINVDGALAASIFHKKILNIKVLKNFLYKKNIEVRIC from the coding sequence ATGTTGGCAAAAAGAATAATTCCTTGTTTAGATGTTTATAAAGATAAAGTTGTTAAAGGTAAGCAATTTAAAAATCATCAAATTGTAGGAGATATTTTATCATTAGCTTCTAGATATGATAAAGAAGGAGCAGATGAATTAATATTTTATGATATTACAGCATCAATTGATAATAGATTAGTTAATAAAAAATGGATATCTCAAATAGCAAATTTAATTAATATACCTTTTTGTGTAGCAGGAGGAATTCAATCAATAAGTGATGCTGCACAAATATTACATTTAGGAGCAGAAAAAATATCTATAAATTCTCCTGCATTAAATAATCCTTCTTTAATTACAAAATTATCAGAATATTTTGGGAAACAATGTGTAGTAGTAGGTATTGATTCTTATTATAATAAAAAAACAAAAAAATATCATGTTTATAAATATACTGGTAATATAAAATATACTAAGATAACTAATTGGGAAACAATTGAATGGATTAAAAAAGTACAAACTTTAGGAGCTGGTGAAATAGTATTAAATACAATAAATAAAGATGGATTATGTAGTGGTTATGATTTAAAACAACTAAAAAAAATAAGAAAAATTTGTAAAATTCCATTAATTGCTTCTGGAGGTGCAGGTTCTAAAAAAGATTTTTATAATGTTTTCAATAAAAAAATTAATGTAGATGGTGCTTTAGCAGCATCCATTTTTCATAAAAAGATTCTTAATATTAAAGTATTAAAAAATTTTTTATATAAAAAAAATATAGAGGTAAGAATATGTTAA
- the rnt gene encoding ribonuclease T → MNKLSKFNLLSSRFRGFYPVVIDIETSGFNSKYNAILEISLITLKMNNGWLEKNEMLHFHILPFNGSHISHDALAFNGININTSLRGAITENKALKIIFSKISQDIKNNKCKKAVLVAHNASFDHSFIMEAIKRTKMENYNPFHSFVTFDTASMSGLILGQTVLAKSCHAMGISFDNNQAHSALYDTNRTAELFCKLVNKWKEIGGWPPKFLF, encoded by the coding sequence ATGAATAAATTATCAAAATTTAATCTTTTATCTTCTAGATTTAGAGGATTTTACCCTGTTGTAATAGATATTGAAACTTCAGGATTTAATTCAAAATATAATGCTATATTAGAAATTAGTCTAATAACATTAAAAATGAATAATGGGTGGTTAGAAAAAAATGAAATGTTACATTTTCATATTTTACCTTTTAATGGTTCTCATATATCTCACGATGCATTAGCTTTTAATGGTATAAATATTAATACTTCTTTAAGAGGAGCTATAACTGAAAATAAAGCTTTAAAAATTATTTTTTCAAAAATTTCTCAAGATATAAAAAATAATAAATGTAAAAAAGCAGTTCTAGTAGCACATAATGCTAGTTTTGATCATAGTTTTATTATGGAAGCTATAAAACGTACAAAAATGGAAAATTATAACCCATTTCATTCTTTTGTAACATTTGATACTGCTTCAATGAGTGGTTTAATTTTAGGACAAACTGTTTTAGCTAAATCATGTCATGCTATGGGTATCTCTTTTGATAATAACCAAGCACATTCAGCTTTATATGATACTAATCGTACTGCTGAATTATTTTGTAAATTAGTTAATAAATGGAAAGAAATAGGAGGATGGCCTCCAAAATTTTTATTTTAA
- a CDS encoding riboflavin synthase has protein sequence MFTGIIQSIGQIKNIIFKKNLYFIYIKIQKKFKKHLKIGQSISNNGCCLTIINLYKNIIVFNIIKQTFDITTFKKIKIGDYLNLEKPMKINDFIGGHIVTGHITDIAKIINIKNYNLFKILWIKPNNIFQMNYIFQKGSICIDGISLTIDKKLKKEFSVNIIPETLLKTTLSNKNINDYVNIEIDLYSQIIVKTVKKIYQNNIKYI, from the coding sequence ATGTTTACAGGAATTATTCAATCCATAGGTCAAATTAAAAATATTATTTTTAAAAAAAATTTATATTTTATTTATATAAAAATACAAAAAAAATTTAAAAAACATTTAAAAATAGGACAATCAATTTCTAATAATGGATGTTGTTTAACAATTATTAATTTATATAAAAATATAATTGTTTTTAATATAATAAAACAAACATTTGATATAACCACTTTTAAAAAAATTAAAATAGGTGATTATTTAAATCTTGAAAAACCTATGAAAATAAATGATTTTATTGGAGGACATATAGTTACAGGACATATTACTGATATAGCTAAAATTATTAATATTAAAAATTATAATTTATTTAAAATTTTATGGATAAAACCAAATAATATTTTTCAAATGAATTATATTTTTCAAAAAGGATCAATATGTATTGATGGTATTAGTTTAACAATAGATAAAAAATTAAAAAAAGAATTTAGTGTTAATATAATACCAGAAACATTATTAAAAACTACATTATCAAATAAAAATATTAATGATTACGTAAATATTGAAATTGATTTATATTCTCAAATTATAGTTAAAACAGTAAAAAAAATTTATCAAAATAATATTAAATATATTTAA
- the pheT gene encoding phenylalanine--tRNA ligase subunit beta gives MIKFSESWLREWLKSDENISILSKKLTKLGFEVEKIEHIRINKNYDNILYINIPFNRPDCLSILGLSRDLSTLYNKFFFQDLHTNFLKKTKKYSINIFFDKKIKKKLYQYNYCIIKNINFQKKKFVIIKNRLHQLGLYIHKNPLLNIRNYIFLELGYPIQFYDFNKIKGNIYITNNKKNKLNFIDVENQKINFENNNLLIIKDNNKILSIPAMTQNKEIMVGLNTKNILIECLLLDKVYINSLFKKFNFYNNISNMYTRYLDPLITKKVIIRTINLLLEIFKGETSNIYSFNIDNFSYIPKKITLFFNKIDKILGFNINKKNIKEILIKLGFFIIKATTNYYIIQIPSWRNDIDIEEDIIEEIIRVYGYNKIPNKVKIYLTKKNILKNNKFKLKNDKINIKRIKNILIQKGYYEVINYSFVNPKIQSILYPKINCIKINNPITKEASVMRNSLLYGLINNIIYNQNRQQKNLRFFEYGLCFYKNSEKKLGILQKFVLSGIVNGNIYEDYWNEKNRLINFYDLKGDLESIFNCFIKNNKIEFYKNYKITILHPNISSLIYFNNIYIGYIGMLHPQLINYFNIENKNTFFFELFFNKIIINNIFSIKKVINLPINRRDISFFINKNIYFIDILNKLNSLNIKEIIKINIFDVYKDKNIPAEYKSITLSLFIQNKNYTLNEKEINFILNKCILELKEKFKILLRDHII, from the coding sequence ATGATTAAATTTAGTGAGTCATGGTTACGTGAATGGTTAAAAAGTGATGAAAATATTAGTATTTTATCTAAAAAATTAACAAAATTAGGTTTTGAAGTAGAAAAAATCGAACATATTCGTATAAATAAAAATTATGATAATATTTTATATATAAATATTCCATTTAATAGACCAGATTGTTTAAGTATATTAGGTTTATCCAGAGATTTATCTACTTTATATAATAAATTTTTTTTTCAAGATCTTCATACTAATTTTTTGAAAAAAACTAAAAAATATAGTATAAATATTTTTTTTGATAAAAAAATTAAAAAAAAATTATATCAATATAATTATTGTATAATAAAAAATATTAATTTTCAAAAAAAAAAATTTGTAATTATTAAAAATAGATTACATCAATTAGGTTTATATATACATAAAAATCCGTTATTAAATATTCGTAATTATATATTTTTAGAATTAGGTTATCCTATCCAATTTTATGATTTTAATAAAATTAAAGGAAATATCTATATAACAAATAATAAAAAAAATAAATTAAATTTTATTGATGTCGAAAATCAAAAAATTAATTTTGAAAATAATAATTTATTAATCATTAAAGATAATAATAAAATATTATCTATACCTGCAATGACTCAAAATAAAGAAATAATGGTAGGATTAAATACAAAAAATATTTTAATAGAATGTCTATTGTTAGATAAAGTATATATAAATTCACTTTTTAAAAAATTTAATTTTTATAATAATATTTCTAATATGTATACTAGATATTTAGATCCATTAATTACTAAAAAAGTAATTATAAGAACAATAAACTTATTATTAGAAATATTTAAAGGGGAAACAAGTAATATATATTCATTTAATATAGATAATTTTAGTTATATTCCTAAAAAAATAACATTATTTTTTAATAAAATAGATAAAATTTTAGGTTTTAATATTAATAAAAAAAATATAAAAGAAATTTTAATCAAATTAGGTTTTTTTATTATTAAAGCAACAACTAATTATTATATTATACAAATACCTAGTTGGCGTAATGATATAGATATAGAAGAAGATATAATAGAAGAAATTATACGTGTATATGGATATAATAAAATTCCAAATAAAGTAAAAATATATTTAACTAAAAAGAATATTTTAAAAAATAATAAATTTAAATTAAAAAATGATAAAATTAATATAAAAAGAATTAAAAATATATTAATTCAGAAAGGATATTATGAAGTAATTAATTATAGTTTTGTAAATCCTAAAATACAATCTATTTTATATCCTAAAATAAATTGTATTAAAATTAATAATCCTATTACAAAAGAAGCATCTGTAATGCGTAATTCATTATTATATGGATTAATAAATAATATTATTTATAACCAAAATAGACAACAAAAAAATTTACGTTTTTTTGAATATGGTTTATGTTTTTATAAAAACTCAGAAAAAAAATTAGGTATATTACAAAAATTTGTATTATCTGGTATAGTTAATGGTAATATATATGAAGATTATTGGAATGAAAAAAATAGACTTATTAATTTTTATGACCTAAAAGGTGATTTAGAATCTATTTTTAATTGTTTTATTAAAAATAATAAAATTGAATTTTATAAAAATTATAAAATAACAATTTTACATCCTAATATAAGTTCATTAATTTATTTTAATAATATATATATTGGATATATCGGCATGTTACATCCTCAATTAATTAATTATTTTAATATAGAAAATAAAAATACTTTTTTTTTCGAATTATTTTTTAATAAAATTATTATTAATAATATTTTTTCTATTAAAAAAGTTATTAATTTACCAATTAATCGTAGAGATATTTCTTTTTTTATTAATAAAAATATTTATTTTATAGATATTTTAAATAAATTAAATTCATTAAATATAAAAGAAATAATCAAAATAAATATATTTGATGTATATAAAGATAAAAATATTCCTGCAGAATATAAAAGTATTACTTTAAGTTTATTTATTCAAAATAAGAATTATACTTTAAATGAAAAAGAAATAAATTTTATTTTAAATAAATGTATTTTAGAATTAAAAGAAAAATTTAAAATTTTATTAAGAGACCATATTATTTAA
- the hslV gene encoding ATP-dependent protease subunit HslV: protein MTTIVSVRKNENVVIGGDGQATLGHIIMKGNVKKIRKLYNNTVIAGFAGGTADAFTLFELFEQKLEIYQGNLTKSAVELAKDWRTDRILRKLEALLVIADKVTSLIITGSGDVIQPENNIVTIGSGGPYAQASARALFENTNLSAYEIVKKSLNIAGDICIYTNHNFTIEELPSNKA, encoded by the coding sequence ATGACAACAATAGTTAGTGTAAGAAAAAATGAAAATGTAGTTATTGGTGGTGATGGACAAGCTACTCTTGGTCATATTATAATGAAAGGAAATGTAAAAAAAATTCGTAAATTATATAATAATACAGTAATTGCTGGTTTTGCTGGAGGTACTGCAGATGCTTTTACACTTTTTGAATTATTTGAACAAAAATTAGAAATATATCAAGGAAATTTAACAAAATCTGCAGTAGAATTAGCAAAAGATTGGAGAACAGATCGTATTTTACGTAAGTTAGAAGCATTATTAGTAATTGCGGATAAAGTTACTTCTTTAATAATTACAGGTAGTGGAGATGTAATTCAACCTGAAAATAATATAGTAACTATTGGTTCTGGTGGTCCATATGCACAAGCTTCTGCACGTGCTTTATTTGAAAACACTAATTTAAGTGCATATGAAATAGTAAAAAAATCTTTAAATATTGCAGGAGATATTTGTATATACACTAATCATAATTTTACAATTGAAGAATTACCATCTAACAAAGCATGA